The genomic interval TTGTACCAAAGAGGGCACCTTTTGATCTCTTTGACTCAAGGAAGAAGCCGAACAACATTAAGCTTTATGTCTGCCATCTTTATCATGGACAACTGTGAAGAGTTGATCCCGGAATATCTTGGATTTGTGGAGGGTATTGTGGACTCTGAGGACCTTCCTCTCAACATTTTCCGGGAGATGCTACAGCAGAACAAAATCTTGAAGGTTATCTGCAAGAACTTGGTCAAGAAATGCgttgagctcttctttgaaattgcTGAGAACGAGGATGACTATAACATATTCTATGAGGCTTTCTCTAAGAACCTGAAGCTTGGCATCCATGAGGActcccaaaacaaaacaaagcTTGCTGAACTGCTCCGTTTACCACTCTACCAAGAGTGGGGATGAGTTAACCAGCCTGAAGGACTATGTGACAAGGATGAAGGAGGGCCAGAATGATATCTACTACATTACTGGTGAGAGCAAAAAGGCTGTGGAGAACTCCCCATTCCTGGAAAAGTTGAAGAAGAAGGGATATGAGGTTCTTTTCATGGTTGATGCCATTGATGAATATGCTGTGGGGGAAAGAAGCTGGTCTCAGCAACCAAGGAAGGCCTGAAGCTAGATGAGAGTGAGGATGAGAAGGAAAAGAAGGAAGTTCTCAAGGAGAAGTTTGAGGGTCTTTGCAACGTCATCAAGGACGTGTTGGGTGACAAGGTTGAGAAGGTCATTGTTTTTGACCGTGTTGTGGACTCTCCCTGCTGTTTGGTTACTGGGGAGTACGGATGGACTGCTAATATGGAAAGGATCATGAAGGTGCAGGCTCTCAGAGACTCAAGCATGGATGGTTACATGTCAAGCAAGAAGACCATGGAAATCAACCCAGAGAATCCCATCATGGAGGAACTCAGGAAGAGGGCTGATGCTGATAAGAATGACAAGTCTGTTAAGGACTTGGTCTTGCTGCTTTTTGAGACTGCTCTCCTCACGTCTGGGTTCAGCCTTGATGATCCCAACACCTTCGGAAACAAGATCCACAAGATGCTGAAGCTCGGTCTGAGCATTGATGAAGATGCCGCGGAAGCTGATGTGGACTTGCCTCCTCTTGAAGATGTTGAGGCTGATGCTGAGGGCAGCAAGATGGAGGAAGTTGATTaaacttaattttaattttaatttttttttgccaAACTCCTTATATTAGTTCTTATTGTTAGATGCTGTGGTTTTGTGTTTTTTTTCTCTTATGGTTGCGGGGTGGCTCCAGTGAAGAAAttattagtataaaaaaaaaaaaaactttgatatGGTTGAGAGGGAAGAAATGACTTGCTACCTAGGGAACAAACTTCCATAGGAAAGCATGAGAAATAATTCCACTTTCTCTTGTCTCCCATGCATTTCGATAGAGCTGGGATGTTGTTAGGAGGTCTAAGGCCCGGGTGAGGTCAGAGGCTTGGTAATGTGgtttctaaaaatatctccttttCTGGGAAATGGTTATGGAGATCACCTTTAGAATTTTGAACCTAATTCTTTATGGCATCAAGTAATAAGGAGTTAGTATGGAATGTGGAGTTAAGAGTGGATTCTAGAGGGAGTGGCAATGCTACTCACGCAAGCCTTTGGAAGTTGTTTCACAGTAGCCTGCCTTTTCTTCCATTTCATATGTGCTAAggtccacaacctaatagcttaagattttaggtgaagtggtattctaacatggtGTTAGAGTCAGGTTGTGAGGAGggcctgggttctagtcttgttgcccaagTTATTGTTTATTTGTTAAGAATCATCTTATTCCATAAAATGGGTGCACATGCTGTTGGGCTGCACATGCAAGGGAGTGTTAAGGcctaatatacattgttggtccacaacctaatagcttaagctctAGTTCCCCATTAGGGAGGTGTTATTTTACTATTCTTACTGGCATCTATTTGGTATGTATCACCATGCAAACAAGGTGAAATAATTTAACTGGAATAAACTTGTTATTGCGACTTGATTGAATCTTAAGAGTTCAAACATCATTTtctgcaaatatttttttaagtttgGAAAAGAAACTTATCAAGCAAGAAGAAGAAATTATAAGTGTAAGAGATCAAGCTGTCCACCTACAAATAGGAGAGAATTACAACAACCTTCCAATTATTTTGCAGACTGAACAAAGAAGTGCCCCAAAACACATCCTAGGCTAAAGGTCAAAGAGAAGCAAGAAAAACTAGTCTACCCCACGGAAAATGGGGAGCCATAAcctaatcttccaaattctaTTGTTCCTTTCCTTTTATCCAAAGAATAGAAAATCAAGCACATTGCTAcagaatttttcttttcttactcTTGCCAAAATCCGTAACTTTATAAAAGCTCACGCTCATCATGTTGATGCAACTCACCAGAAATTATAGAAAACTATTATAGCTGTGTGGCCACTTGATGATGAAGAACCAAGTACTTGCTATTCTCATTGGAGGCTAAGCACATCACCCAGATATTCAGGTTGATTGCCTCATTAGGTCTCCTCCTGCAGCACTCCATTAGTGCAAATTTTGTTGAGAACCAAAGTTCAAGTCAACAAGTGAACTCCTTAATTTTAGAGGAACTTTAGCCTTCAAAATTGTTTTCTCCAGAGGAAAAGAAGGGGACTTCTATCTATTAATAGAATAGACAATTTAGATGTTTAATCGTAGACTATTGAATGTGGTAAAAACATAGAATATTTCGGTGTAATACTTTTTGAAAGATTTTAGCTCTTTTGTTCATTTGATGCTGGAGAGGAGAGCTCGTTGTTTGTTTGCTTATGCACTGCTTATAAAATTAAGTTGTTGGAGTGCTCAAGTAATCATTTAATAAGTGCCAATTTTAAGTATGCTTGCTTTTCAATGTTTCTGTGACAGTGTGATGCAAATTGTAGAATGTGTGGACTACTTTATCCACCATACAATCTGCAATGTTCTGTTAATTGTCTATGTTGAAAAATGATAAGATTGATGTGGAACAATTTGTTTTCATACTCTGGTGAGGTTTGGGTGTCTCAAGCTACAATTCAGGATTTTTTGAAGGTGAAGTTTTGGGGTttcaggaagaagaagagagagtatattttgggactGCTTTTACAATCCTCTGGTCACTTTTTCTGAATAGGAATGCTAGAGTTTTTAAAGATCAAAAGACTTAACCAAGATTGCTTTGTAAGAAAGttatttttcttgcttctttttgggctcattcttttGCGAATTTTATTGAGGGATTCCTTATTCTCATTTCATTGTAATTGTGTATTCTTTTTTAATAGACTTGTTTTATCaactaaaaaaaaatgataagatcaGTTTGTTTAGTAGtcaataaatatttatgtttcTTTTCCTCTTCAAGTTATTGAGCATGCTAATGTTTGAAAGTACAATATATAGTGAATTTCAGTGCATAACACATGTTGTGTGTGCGTCAATCAATCGTCTAATGTTTGAAAGAACAATATCTAGTGACTTTCAGTGCATAAAACATGTGTCTACGTCAATCATTCATCTTCACATTTTTATCATATATGTGTTAGCCTTCTGATGCAGTATCTTTTGCAGTATAACTAATTTGTATATGATAAActtcatttctctctcttctattgCCTATAAATAATCTGATGGGGATTTTCATCCTCTATGATACAGCATAGATCTGCAGACTATGATGAGTTCAAGAAGAGAGGGTGGAAAGCCTTTCAATATTGGTCCTAATGCTAATTTGTCACTTGGGGGGAATTATGTATCTGAAAGCCCTACAGTTGATCAGTTGAGTCGTGGTGTGGCAGATGCTAACTTGGCCTCATCTGATGATGGTGAGTGGGAGGTTTGTGCCAGGAAGTCCAAAAACAGAGCTGGAAGCAGTTCTGCAAAGGCTTGCATTCCTCAGAATTCAAATTCCAAAGCATGGGGACACCCGGATGTAATTCAGAAGCTAGGCATGTGTAATGATGGTCCTGGAAAGGCATCTGGCAATACCTGGCCTACACAATTTGCTGATTCTAAGAGACCAGCTGGTAGAGGGGGTCTAAGGCCCCAGTCATTTAATAGAGGATTTGAGAACAATCATGTGGCCCCACCAGCTGTTATTCCTCCACCTATGGTGGGAGGATGGAATTGGTCTTCTAGAGCTACTGCTGTGCAGCTGAAAGGGTCTGAAGATGTAAGGGGCAAAGACGTTGATGATGGTGGCAGAGACGATGATATTGATGTTGGTGATGACAAAGATAATGACAAAGATAATGACTCTGATGCTATTGATGACAGTGATGATGATTTCTTTAGTGATGGCTTTGATTCTGATACAAGTCAAAAGAGCCATGAGACACAAAAGAAGAATAAATGGttcaaaaaattctttgaaatcttAGATAAGTTAACTGTTGATGAGATCAATGAACCAGCAAGGCAATGGCATTGTCCAGCATGCCATGGTGGTCCTGGTGCTATTGACTGGTACCGAGGGCTGCAGCCCTTAATTTCACATGCGAATACCAAAAGGACTAAAAGGGTGAAGCTCCACCGAGAATTAGCAAAAATTTTGAATGAGGAGCTGAGTAGGAAGGGAACTTCAGTCTTACTTTCTGGAGAAACATTTGGTAAATGGAAAGGCTTAAATCAGACAACAATCAAAGATTATGAAATTGTTTGGCCACCAATGGTTGTTGTTATGAACACGAAActtgaaaaggatgaaaatgacaaGGTGCAGTCATATTTACTTGTTTTCTTATGAGAGAATACATCTGAGATCAattattattcaaaattcaaatacattctTACTATAAAATGCCACAAAAATGGGTTATTTAATGAAGGGATTGGCTAGATTTATTATTGCAATTCATTCcatttgtttgtttatgtatttaTTGTATTTTTGCTTATTTATTTTGTCTTATATTGAATTTTCAGTGGATTGGCATGGGAAATCAGGAGCTTCTCGATTACTTCAGCTCATATGCTGCTATAAAAGCTCGACACTCATATGGTCCACAAGGACATCGAGGGATGAGTGTGTTGATTTTTGAAGCATCAGCGATGGGTTACTTAGAAGCAGAGCGTCTGCATAAGCATTTTGAAGAGCAAGGAACAGATAGGAATGCTTGGGATCGTTGTCGGGTCCTATTCTATCCGGGTGGGAAGCGGCAACTTTATGGTTACATGGCAGTGAAGGAAGACTTGACTATCTTCAACCAGCATTCCCAAGGTTCTCTCTCTGTTTGGGTTGCCCAAGTCCGACCTAtgtttgttttttcctttttcttttttcgcCCAAAGGGGGAGGGGGTCGAGGTGGTGATGGTGGTGGTTTGATTTTTTGTTGATCTTGGGATTTCATAACGATCCTTATAGAATTTTGCTAATCCAATTTCTTGCTGTTGCGTGTTGCATTTTGTCTAGGCAAATCCAAACTGAAATTTGACATGAAGTCCTACCAAGAAATGGTTGTCAGTCAGATGAAGCAAATGAGTGAGGATAATCAGCAGCTTATCTTGTTCAAGGACAAGGTTGTTAGAGAACAAAGGCGTTCAAAAGCCTTGGAGGAGTCTTTTGGTATTGTGACCGAGAAGCTTCGCAAAACCATAGAAGAAAATCGTATTGTGAGACAAAGAACCAAGATGCAGCATGAACAAAACAAAGAAGAGGTATATTTGAATTATAGATTAATTTTAGGTTGCAAGATGTGGGTTATAGTGTTTAAACAAGATAAATTTATTGCTAGTTGTATTTTATGCATTGGATTTTTTAAGCCATTTTTCCGTTGGTTCTACATGTTTCTGAGATCCTAGTGTTTGTCTTGCTAGGGTGTGGCTCATATTGGAGTCGGCAGCCACACCACTTAGCCGCACTTGTTGACACTGGAAACCGACAGCCACCAAACTCTGCCTACCATGTTGAATTGCAGCCACCTTCTGTGACTTTTCCCCTCccatttgtgtatatatatgtaatgtatgtgtgtgtaattGTGTGTGGTAAGGTTGTGAGTTGCGTGCTATGGTGTGTGTAGAGAGAGGGAGTTGCAGAGTGCGGTGTGGTGGTGTGCAGAGTAGTGTGAGGCAGAGTGTgtgttgtagagagagagagagagagagagagagtcgagTCGAGGACAGTAGCCTCCTCCTCGTAATTCTCCCGATTATAGTGGATTATGTATTctctcgtggatgtaggtcacagtggactgaaccacgtaaatttggtCTTGTATTGTGGTTTTATATTTTgcttgtgcgattgttgctcgTAGATCCACTTTTcaacaaatggtattagagcgaggttggagcaaaatcgccAGATCGAAGCAAAATTCCCAGATTGGAGCCTTTGCACAGTTGCTGAAAACTCAATTTTGAGGTCACCAAAACATTCCTCTCATTGAGATGAAGCCATAGGAGGTAACCGGAGCTTGAACGGAGCTTCGAAAATGCCACACGCGCCAACACATGCCCTCGACGGAAAGATCGCGTTGCCACGCGTCCACATGTGCCGGTAGGTGATTGGAAGTGCGCTCACGCGCTCTCACGCGCCGGCAATCGGAAGGTGGGATTGTGAGCTCTCATGCGATGGTGCACGTCCGACAGCGTTTGGAGGTTGAAGATGCTGACATCAGCTGCCACGTAAGATCTGAGTCGGCATTTGCGTTAGCAAAGAGTCTGGCCACGTAGCGCCATGTCATTGAGCTATGTCAGTGCTGAGTCGGTTGCACAGTCAGCAACCACGTCAGTGGGGGACTTAAGCCACCTCAGCAGTCAGGATCGTGCCATGTCAGCAGCTGGGACCCACGGTGGGCCCCACAGGACACGTCAATAGGTGGGCCCTGGTGCCATGGCAGGTGGGCCCAACGGTGCCACGTCAGTAGACGGTGTCAAGTAACGGCGTCAGTGACCGCTAACGGCGTCAGGAATATTCCATTAAAGGAGCGAATATTCTGTTAAATTTGACGGATAGTTGACTATATTATTCTGTTTGACCTGAAGTTTGACTGGGCCTTTTGGAGCTATTTCGGGTCGGTTTTCTGAACGgtttgaaccatttctaaggttttcgaccaTTCTAGAGCCATTGGCAATGTCCGTTTTGTGAGATTTGAAGTAGAATGGTAGATGTTGGCACTTCAAaatttgaggtggagaagtttgaTGGGCGAAACAACTTCAGCTTGTGGCAAAGCACGTTGAAGACTATTTTGGTTCAACAAGGCTTGATCAAGCTGTTGATTAGGAAGAAGGTAGATGatatcaaagatgatgattggaccgAATTAGAAATGAAGACGGTCAGCACAATCCGATTGTGTCTGGCAAATGAAGTCAAATATTTAGTGCTAGATGAAACCTCACCGATGGAGCTCTGGAAGAAATTGGAGCAAATATAT from Malania oleifera isolate guangnan ecotype guangnan chromosome 9, ASM2987363v1, whole genome shotgun sequence carries:
- the LOC131164802 gene encoding protein SUPPRESSOR OF GENE SILENCING 3-like; this translates as MMSSRREGGKPFNIGPNANLSLGGNYVSESPTVDQLSRGVADANLASSDDGEWEVCARKSKNRAGSSSAKACIPQNSNSKAWGHPDVIQKLGMCNDGPGKASGNTWPTQFADSKRPAGRGGLRPQSFNRGFENNHVAPPAVIPPPMVGGWNWSSRATAVQLKGSEDVRGKDVDDGGRDDDIDVGDDKDNDKDNDSDAIDDSDDDFFSDGFDSDTSQKSHETQKKNKWFKKFFEILDKLTVDEINEPARQWHCPACHGGPGAIDWYRGLQPLISHANTKRTKRVKLHRELAKILNEELSRKGTSVLLSGETFGKWKGLNQTTIKDYEIVWPPMVVVMNTKLEKDENDKWIGMGNQELLDYFSSYAAIKARHSYGPQGHRGMSVLIFEASAMGYLEAERLHKHFEEQGTDRNAWDRCRVLFYPGGKRQLYGYMAVKEDLTIFNQHSQGKSKLKFDMKSYQEMVVSQMKQMSEDNQQLILFKDKVVREQRRSKALEESFGIVTEKLRKTIEENRIVRQRTKMQHEQNKEEMDFQEQFFKDQITIIHDARDAKEDEFEKLQQEEREKVKQANANPSTIMDSMGRLEGVARFIQLQDKEMEEFVAERDRLIKIHEDKKVAMRRRHLKEQLELEKGFDADLTRLMEKYTPHH